The following proteins come from a genomic window of Alosa alosa isolate M-15738 ecotype Scorff River chromosome 2, AALO_Geno_1.1, whole genome shotgun sequence:
- the paxbp1 gene encoding PAX3- and PAX7-binding protein 1, with amino-acid sequence MFKKAKRCNLRRRNESDDDEKEDVQQQQQQQLQQPLPQPMEVQPCGPVVEDGIDREAKCNTAQTFNVTSAVLDIQNGNGFQTATYKTLKEKKRPKDNREAPKASLLSFHDDEGDTEEFRVKKSNHSKKIVKQLKKEYKEDLQKSTTVAPEPVTNTDAASTQIPLLTPKEEPGVDSSRASSEQGEEEMEVDSNDEQEDEADQKAGGGGASFQTLSTLSTLRPGEIPDAAFIHAARKRRQMARELGGDTPLVETEAAKKRLVREDEQGGSDEDEDEKRIVFSGVKQKTQRQKIAEEIGIEGSDDEALDTTGNDEEVNRWEQEQIRKGISIPQVQASQPEDTNVYYQSTFEAQPYGSSYNMPYTYTPQGIDKAPKAKDSVNYPLPSSELSPITTDLVKKRLKDRLSALRQGHNANTRRFEQIQQELCASNSAIDRLEGSSEDIADQYKFLQEMRGYVRDLLECFSEKVPAILELEAAMHQLLRQRAARLVQRRQDDIKDESSEFSSLSSKAVMAPNLDSFGRDRTAYQEHAKQRRIAEREARRTRRRQAREQNGKRAEHKEGLSSDDEETSTDITSFNLEKDHIRTESKKIFEDVVDDFHSLDSIKSHFEVWRKLYFICYRDAYIGLCLPKLFNPLVRLQLIHWSPLEAECPNFEYMLWFESLLFYGCEDPTALQTGDSDSSLLPSIVERVILPKLAVLADQVWDPLSTSQTSRMVAFMHKLIKGYPTILNGDNRNTQELLKTIVMRTRRTLDDDIFMPLFPKNVLENKNSGPYLFFQRQFWTSVKLLSNILQWHGILSNSMLKELAVDSTLNRYILSALQNTESGEDSIEKSQRVVECFPQQWFSVLKTQQQQQTLPQLENFCRYLKHLANTLYRIGLGGSDLERRNSREHIKEVMKLLCRLNAVDHLTAMATDYGIKDIKPLMEAK; translated from the exons ATGTTTAAAAAGGCAAAGAGGTGTAACTTGAGGAGGAGGAATGAATCTGATGACGACGAGAAAGAAGACgttcaacagcagcagcaacagcaactgcAGCAACCGCTGCCGCAGCCTATGGAAGTGCAGCCATGCGGGCCTGTGGTAGAAGATGGCATCGACCGGGAGGCTAAATGTAACACTGCACAGACATTTAACGTCACAAGTGCCGTTTTGGACATACAAAATGGAAATGGATTTCAAACGGCCACTTATAAGACACTTAAAGAGAAAAAGCGGCCCAAGGATAACCGAGAAGCTCCGAAAGCAAGTTTGTTGAGCTTTCACGATGATGAAG GTGATACAGAGGAATTTCGAGTGAAGAAATCCAACCACAGTAAGAAGATTGTGAAGCAGCTGAAGAAGGAATACAAGGAGGACTTGCAGAAGAGCACTACTGTTGCACCTGAGCCTGTTACAAACACTGATG CTGCCTCCACACAGATTCCCCTTCTCACGCCTAAAGAGGAGCCAGGTGTGGATAGTAGTCGTGCGAGCAGTGagcaaggagaggaggagatggaggtggaCAGCAACGATGAGCAGGAGGACGAGGCTGACCAGAAGGCCGGCGGCGGAGGAGCTTCATTCCAGACCCTGTCTACACTCAGCACACTGAGACCAG GTGAGATCCCGGACGCAGCCTTCATCCACGCAGCGCGGAAACGCCGTCAAATGGCACGGGAGCTGGGCGGAGACACACCTCTGGTGGAGACGGAGGCGGCAAAGAAGCGCTTGGTGCGTGAGGACGAGCAGGGCGGCAGCGATGAAGACGAGGACGAGAAGAGGATCGTTTTCAGCGGCGTCAAGCAGAAGACCCAGCGGCAGAAGATAGCAGAGGAGATCG GTATTGAAGGCAGTGATGACGAAGCCTTGGACACAACTGGCAATGATGAGGAAGTGAACCGCTGGGAACAGGAGCAGATCAGGAAGGGCATCAGCATCCCACAG gtCCAAGCTAGCCAACCTGAAGATACAAACGTGTACTACCAAAGCACCTTTGAGGCCCAGCCTTATGGGTCGTCCTACAACAtgccttacacatacacacctcaagGCATAGACAAGGCTCCAAAAGCCAAGGACTCTGTAAACTACCCTCTCCCCAGTAGCGAACTAAGCCCAATCACCACAGATCTGGTAAAGAAACGCCTTAAAGACAG GCTCAGCGCCTTGCGCCAGGGGCACAATGCCAACACTCGGCGCTTTGAGCAGATCCAACAGGAGCTGTGCGCTTCCAACAGCGCCATCGACAGGCTCGAGGGTAGCTCCGAAGACATAGCTGACCAGTATAAATTCTTGCAAGAAATGCGAGGGTATGTTCGAGACTTGCTTGAGTGTTTCAGCGAAAAG GTGCCGGCCATTCTGGAGCTGGAGGCAGCCATGCACCAGTTACTAAGACAGCGGGCGGCGCGGCTCGTCCAGAGAAGACAGGATGATATTAAAGATGAATCATCGGAGTTTTCAAGCCTTTCAA GTAAGGCTGTGATGGCACCCAATCTTGACTCGTTTGGCCGAGACCGCACGGCCTatcaagagcatgccaaacagAGGCGCATTGCAGAGCGGGAAGCTAGACG GACGCGGCGTCGACAAGCCAGAGAGCAGAATGGGAAGAGGGCGGAACACAAGGAAGGCCTGTCCAGTGACGATGAGGAGACCTCCACTGACATCACCAGTTTCAACCTGGAGAAAG ATCACATTCGGACAGAGTCGAAGAAGATCTTTGAGGACGTTGTGGACGATTTCCACTCTCTGGACAGCATAAAGTCCCACTTCGAGGTGTGGAGGAAGCTCTACTTCATCTGCTACCGGGACGCGTACATCGGCCTGTGCCTGCCAAAGCTCTTCAACCCTCTTGTCCGGCTGCAGCTCATCCACTGGTCTCCTCTAGAG GCGGAGTGCCCTAACTTTGAGTACATGCTGTGGTTTGAGTCGCTGTTGTTTTACGGCTGTGAGGACCCTACTGCCTTACAGACAGGAGACAGCGACTCTAGTCTCCTACCCTCCATAGTGGAGAGAGTCATCCTACCCAAGCTGGCCG TTCTTGCGGATCAGGTGTGGGATCCCCTCTCGACCAGCCAGACGTCAAGGATGGTGGCCTTTATGCACAAACTCATTAAGGGCTACCCCACAATCCTGAATGGGgacaacagaaacacacag GAATTATTGAAGACCATCGTGATGCGGACGAGGCGAACTCTGGACGACGATATCTTCATGCCCCTCTTCCCTAAGAA CGTTCTGGAGAATAAGAATTCTGGACCATACCTGTTTTTCCAGAGACAGTTTTGGACGAGTGTGAAG TTGCTCAGCAACATCCTGCAGTGGCACGGCATCCTGTCCAACTCCATGCTGAAAGAGCTGGCTGTGGACAGCACCCTAAACCGCTACATCCTGTCCGCCCTACAGAACACTGAGTCTGGGGAGGACAGCATCGAGAAGAGCCAGAGA GTGGTGGAGTGCTTTCCCCAGCAGTGGTTCAGCGTGCTGAAGacccagcagcaacagcagacCCTGCCCCAGCTGGAGAACTTCTGCCGCTATCTCAAGCACCTGGCCAACACACTGTACCGCATAGGGCTGGGCGGCTCCGACCTGGAGCGCAGGAACAGCAG GGAACACATCAAGGAGGTGATGAAACTCTTATGTCGTCTCAATGCTGTCGACCATTTGACTGCTATGGCCACAGATTATGGGATTAAAGACATCAAGCCCCTGATGGAGGCCAAGTga